Below is a window of Pseudodesulfovibrio sp. 5S69 DNA.
TGACCTCGATGTAGCGGGACAGTTCCACAACGGTGTTATTGCCGATGTTGTATATCTGGTAGGGCACGGAGCTGGTGCACGGATCGGGATGATCGCCGTCCCAGTCGGGATTGGGGGCGGCCGTACGCTTCAAAACCCGGACTACGCCCTCGACGATGTCGTCGATGTAGGTGAAATCGCGGCGCATCTTGCCATAGTTAAAGACGTTGATGGGCTTGTCCTCGATGATGTTCTTGGTGAACAGGAAGAGGGCCATATCCGGGCGGCCCCAGGGGCCATATACCGTAAAGAAGCGCAACCCCGTGGTCGGCAGGTTGTACAGGCTCGAATAGGAGTGCGCCATCATCTCGTTGGCCTTTTTGGTGGCCGCGTAGAGACTCATGGGATGATCAACCCCCTCGTGGGGGTTGAGCGGCATCTTGGTGTTCATGCCGTACACCGACGAGCTGGAGGCATAGGCCAGATGCTCGACGCCATTGTGTCGGCACCCTTCGAGGATGTTCAGGAAGCCGACAACGTTGGAGTCGATGTAGGACCTGGGGTTCTCAATGGAGTAGCGGACACCGGCCTGAGCGGCCAGGTTGACCACGTGCGTGAACTGCTCGGCCTGGAAAAGCGCCGCCATGGGCACGGCATCCTCAAGGTTGATGTTCACATGCTTGAAGAGGGGGCTCTGCTCAAGGATCTTGAGTCGGTCCTTCTTCAGGTTCACGTCATAATAGTCGTTCAGATTGTCCAATCCGACGACCTCATGGCCCTCATCGAGCAAACGCCTGGAAAGATGAAAGCCGATGAAGCCAGCGGCTCCGGTCACAAGTGTCTTCATATGAATGGTCCTTATCCTGTTGA
It encodes the following:
- a CDS encoding NAD-dependent epimerase, translating into MKTLVTGAAGFIGFHLSRRLLDEGHEVVGLDNLNDYYDVNLKKDRLKILEQSPLFKHVNINLEDAVPMAALFQAEQFTHVVNLAAQAGVRYSIENPRSYIDSNVVGFLNILEGCRHNGVEHLAYASSSSVYGMNTKMPLNPHEGVDHPMSLYAATKKANEMMAHSYSSLYNLPTTGLRFFTVYGPWGRPDMALFLFTKNIIEDKPINVFNYGKMRRDFTYIDDIVEGVVRVLKRTAAPNPDWDGDHPDPCTSSVPYQIYNIGNNTVVELSRYIEVIEEVVGKKAIYNYMPMQAGDVPATEADVSDLQNDVGFKPDTSIEDGIRKFIEWYNEYYGK